atattgtttgcatttaattttaaaatttattttcatttttctcacaATCCTCTTGCAGGATATATTTGGTGCAGCTCCAGTGCTTGGCAGGTAACAATGCCAAGGAATATAAAAGGATTGTTGGGTTCCTGTCTTGTTATCCCTTGCAGTTATGATTACGATCAGTATCCACCTAAAAGACCAGATCGTGTAGTGTGGTATCAATATGTGAGCAGAGGATATCCAATAGTATCTGACAACTGGAACAGGAATGATGTGCTGGACATATTTAAAGGAAGAACACGTGTATATACTTCTTCACACCATCGGACATGCAGTCTGTTGATTGACCCAGTGACCTTGGCTGATCACAGTCAGAAGCTTTATCCCTGGGTGGATCCTGAAAATGTTGGATGGAGAACCTACCGTTTCTATGACACAACTGTAACAGTTGAAGTAGTAGGTAGGTAACTAGTTTGAGCTTTCACTATAAATTGATCATTATGTTGTTATATGACTATATAATTCttcacattttattatttaaggCACAGCAGATCCACCGGTTATCGAGATCTTTGGAAACACGGTGGTTGGGCAGTCTGTAACAGTGCAATGCAGTGTTTACCACACTTGTCCCACTTATCCCCCAAGTCTGAGGCTCAACATCCCACTGCGAAACGAACGTCTAACTCATAGTCCTCTATCTGATGGAAGATCCAAAACTATGGTGACAACCACTCTGTTCATAGAGAAAGAATATCAAACTGTGGAGTGCTATGTCCGACACCATGGTGGTCGCTCTGCATCAGCATCTAAAACCTTAACCTCACAATGTATGTAGTAAaagtaaattatattttttttcatatgcCATCTTTGATATTTAACCATTTTTAATTGTATCCCAGGCTCCATTTCAGAACTGACTATCAGCTCTGCATCATATGAAATTCTGGAGGGAGATCAAAGTACAGTAACCTGCACTGTTTCATACACATGCTATCGAAATATTCCAACTCTGACATGGAATTATGGTAATATGCCAGCCTCTTCTGATACTAGCAAGTTATCAGGGGGGGCTCAGTGGAGGACTGTCTCCACACTGACATTTACAGCATCAGCTAATGATGATGGAAGATCGCTGATATGCTATGCACGCTTCCCTGGAGGTCAGACACAAGAAGCAAGCGTCACTCTGCGGGTAAAGAGCAAGTGCAAATTTTATCTTCATTTAAACACTGAACTTTACAAATCTAACGTAGAGCATTCATTTGCACGCACTATCTTGTATTTTTCCTCACTGTCAACCATGTCAAcagtaaaatacattttaatgaattgtactttatttatttgaataaactGTAGACTGCAGCATGGTGCTGTGTGCTAAATTTGATACTGATTTCcctcctcttctcttttcttttgctgctcattctttttttgtgtttttccatgTGTTTATATAAATTAGTGGTGTTGCTACAGCAAATACAAGCATCGCTGTTTACAGTGTTATCATGTACAGCCATAAAATGTATAGGTGATGCTTCTCTTTGTCACTCACTATAGCACATGTGAGTCATGTGATTGAGCAGTAACTAACCACAGCAGAATAGGAGAGGAGGGGTCAGAACAAAGTGTGCTTGCAGCGGGAGGAGTAATGTTTGTATGGACAAGTCTTTTATgaaagttttccttttttgattTCGGTGGAATAAAGAATTTTGATATAATGTGTCCTACTGTGAGCTTGATGTTAATTCTTcgcattttgttttttccagaaaGTGAGAGAGTTATAGCTTCATACGGACATCAAAGTAAGTGCATTTGTCAGCCCTCTCAAAATTCATCTTATCAACTATAGCTTCTCCCTATTACAGCAAACTCGGTCTGCCTACCAAAGTCCCTTTAAGATTCACTTCCTTGACTCACTCCTGTCTGATGAATCTCTGAAGTTTCCAGTAAAAAGAGGATAGACCACTGACCCAAGACAAATTGTCCAAAAAAAAATGGGGCATTGTCTTCCATAATGTCCAGAACAACATATTTGACAACTTTAAGAGCCATAACAAAATGTTAGGAAACCTGAATAAGGGAAAACTGCTCCTCGGAGACTGATGGCATCAAGACCTTTGATGATGGGCCATTCTGTTTCTATGTAGAAGATGGAAAGGAGACACAGAGATTCAGTTACAgctgtgtatttattgttatgAAAGGTCTGGAGATATTTATTAGATTGTTGAAATGTACtaaattattttcttctttgctttATTAGCGTTAACAATATTCTGCTTTGTGTTTCCCATGCTCAGCTTCACCAGAAAATCCAGTGACAACCCATATTCCAGAAGAAGTTGATGCTGGTTCAACTACAACTATCTGTTATGAAAACATGTTCATCACATCCTCTAGTGTCCTTGAGGAGTGTTTCTAACGTCATGAGTGAGATCTCACACACTATGATGTCACAACACTCCTTTGGTGTGACAAGTAATAAGTCCACACAGTCAAGCTCAATGTGAAGGGACAGACCACATAGTTTTTGTGTCCTGTATATCTTATACAAGTATATCATATATTGCACTGTGAGTAATAACCTTAAATGTGTCTACATTATGAGGATTACTGATGTATCAAAGTGTTTCCCCTGTCACCTTTTCAGTCTCTGATCATTTATGTGGGACTTTTTCTAAAACAAATCccgatttttatttttattattatcaataTTATTATTGCATGATTTAGTGAAACACAAAGTAACAACCTTCAGAGGTTTTAGAGTTAGGTCTATAATTTTCTGGACAAAGATTTTTGTAGTTTGCTTTTGTATACCATCAtgttggattttaaatgaaataataactGTAACTGAATTgcaaactttcagctttaattcaagaagTTTTACAAAATGTTGCACAAGCTTTTTAGGAATTGCAGGCATGATTGACAAGCAGTTTCATGGCGAGGTGAGACCTGTTCCCTTTTTGATAACAAATAAAGTAAACTTTATCTAATGTTGGTTCTATGTGTTGATTTTTTATCATATATCCTTCTACTgtgattttaaatattctattcaattcagttttatttatatagcatcaaatcagaacagcagtcacctcaaggtgctttatgttgtaaggtaaagaccctacagtaatacagagaaaaccccaacaatcaaatgaccccctttAAGGAGTAAGCAACTTGGCAACAATGGGCACAAAAaacctttaaacaggaagaaacttccagcagaaccaggctcagggaagggcagccatctgccaccacTGACTGGGGGTGAAGGGAGGAAGACAGAACTAAAAAAACACTCTGTAGAAGAGATCCAGATAtgaataactaatgattaaatgcagaatgGTGTGTAAgcacacagtgagtgaaaaaatAAGTGAAGACACTCTCAGTTCAGTAATGTAACTAAAGGAGGATCTAGTGTCAACTAATCCAGATTTAGAGTAAGTATTGAATAAGCATAGCACCACCTCCCTCCCCACTACACCACTGCTAAAAGAGACAGCATGGTAATAAAATGTCAGACATGGCATTACTACTGAAATTAACAACTGTAATCCAATTGTTCCAttaattgttttaatttttttgttaatgtaTAAAGAAAATCTTCAATTAAATTTTGAAAAGTGATCATATTACTAGAAGGAGCTGTTCATTCcacattatttgtttttatggggCCTTTGTCCTGTGTGTGGGTGGAATCTCATACCATCCACCCACAGACAGTGTTGAAAAAAGTAAATGTTTGAGATGAAGGTGAAGatgttaaaacatttaatatgtGGCACAAACATTTAAGCTGTTCCCATTCATTTAGTTTAATCTCCAGCAGTTGGCAACATAACACCAtttgacataaaaaaaacaaacaaacaaacataaaaatagtacttttgcaccaacaaggtgatccCCAGACTGATTAGATGAAAATCCATCCATCTTAGGCTACatccacatgtacatgggtatttttcaaaatgcagctttttctACGTGAttcaattgttttttttaaatacctgaTGTGCAGCATGTGGAGCACCGATGATACAGCTGATGACAATCAGCTCGGGTACATGTGACAGCTGTGTGCTAATGTCATTTATTGCACATAGTGTCATGGTCCCAGGCCTTTTGACtcagtggtttttgttttttattattattatgatcatGATCTTGTGTTCTAGTTTGCTCTGATTGTGTACTGGGGTTTAGACTTTTTAGTTCTTAGAGTTTGGTTTCTGTGCTCCCTCAGTTTAGTGTCTGTATTGTGCCTCTGAGTTCAGtctatggtaaatggcctgtatttatatagcgctttactagtccctaaggaccccaaagcgctttacttatccagtcatccacccattcacacactggtggaggcaagctacagttgtagccacagctgccctggggcaggctgacagaagcgaggctgccatatcgcgccatcggcccttctggccaacaccaataggcggtaggtgaagtgtcttgcccaaggacacaacgaccgagactgtccaagccagggctcgaaccggcaaccttccgattacaaggcgaacttaTCGCCCTGGACCCGCCAATGTAATAGATGCAGATACTAATAAATATGGTGTAACAAGATTGAAGATGAAAAAGTAATGTACACAAATAGAAATCTTATTAAATGTAATCTCGAAAAGccttaaaaaaatcacactttatGTCACATTGATTGTTTTAATAAGTAAATCAATAATTGCATCTTAAAGCTGAAGCACAGCCACAAAGagtttctgttactgttactgtggGATAATTTGCTTTAACATCAAGTAACAAATTAACACACTTTGTAATAGCTGTGCATGAGTGCACTGTTTCAGTCAATTTgacaagtttaaaaaataatgtatttcAGTTTACATTGCCGGATGTTGAAATCTTATTCAGTGGTCGGTGTCGATCACTTTGCTTTCTGTGTAGGATTTCAAATTTGCCGTGTCAGTCCTCTTTGAAGTTGCAGCAGCGTCTGACTTTTAGTTCTTAGAGTTTGGTTTCTGTGCTCCCTCAGTTTAGTGTCTGTATTGTGCCTCTGAGTTCAGtctatggtaaatggcctgtatttatatagcgctttactagtccctaaggaccccaaagcgctttacttatccagtcatccacccattcacacacacattcacacactggtgatagtAAGCTaaattgtagccacagccaccctggggcgcactgacagaggcgaggctgccggacactggcgccaccgggccctctgaccaccaccagtaggcaacgggtgaagtgtcttgcccaaggacacaacgaccgagactgtccaagccggggctcgaaccggcaaccttccaattacaaggcgaactcccaactcttgagccacgatagCCCCTGCAGTCtatgcatttcctgttttatggtGAAAGTCCTTCTCTTATGtctgtgtgttcagtttacgcttcCTCTGTCTTTTCAGGTCAGTTAAGTTCAGCTGTGTCTTCCTCCTGTTTGCCATCCCGcatctccctctgtgtgtatttatagtgtgtgtcctCTTGTGTGGGTGAAAACAGggaacccatggcacacccacTTTTCTGCCTGTAGTACTGACCCTTATGCGAAATAGGTGGAattaagacacagttccaacagacctctgatgacctctagaaatttttattaatatctttaaaatgatagcggCACAAACAAaattttttgcagcacaaaccaacacaaacgtagcacaaacgtttgatatcacttttgttggatttgaagaaggGGGGGGGGCAACTTCACTCACATGGCTCTTAGATGGTGTTATCCTTGTGGCTGTGTACAGCGGAGatgggggagggtctgtgctaaGGGACATTGGTTACcggcctggtagcctggctgcccctgggtgggtctgGGATGGGCGTGGGGGCTTGGGGATCTGGGGGTGCTCCGCCCCCAGGCTGGGGCTCTGGCTGAGCCttggggcttgggtcctggttgttATGTCGCCAGAgatgtgggcgggtgggtgcatgggggctcagccctggtgCGGGGGACCTCTGGTGGATCGGAACAACTGGTGGGCTCTCCAACTGGTGGGGGGGCTGTTACATCTTTGCAGGAGGTCTCCTCTCTCCAGGAGCTCACTCTtcaggtgggggagagatataggagaggtggagaatgaaCTCTacctgggtgtctattgtcttgtcTGGGAGATATATTGGATGATggccacttgcccctccctttcttccctccccatcctcagctgcctccctcttcctgctccaccacacccacccacacacgcaGGGCTTGGGGggcaggtgtgtcaccagggtgcaggggaggcactccccatctgtccccttctggccgcctgtgcctcaattttattccacaacctagacatccacattactcatacatacacatacatatagggccttggggATGGGCACGTTATACAGCTTCCAGAGgatggtctgtgtattcaaaccaccaaccctcaattttaaatgcatataGACTCTGaggctacctcaaagcacattgtgtgctgttgatcttgcgtgctgcacaataacatgtaatatttagtatctactgttatctactgttagctagtttattgtgatggtgttgtatttattatgttgctcttttttgtttgttttctcttcagtttttttcttctctcgacaggtgatccaggtgtttttttgtttgtctttttctattcccccctttctcaccatctcttctcccctctttttttttttctttctctccctctctttctttcattctttctttctccctgtcgtatcccccagtcatgtctgtcccgtctgtaacaactgaaaataaaataaaaaataaatacataattataataaagctcaatcaaatggaccaatatggcaaggccatgatgatccaattGCTAAAGTAAATCTGCTAGGCATCTTtcttggtcttcagacaacaattctgatggctaaagatccaaacgggacgggggggggggggggggtcttatTAATTTGAGAGCCCATAATATTGACTTAAGGAAATAAGAGATACGTAGAGGATTTTAAGaagtttattcatttatttcaatTACTTTCTCCACAAACCAAAAATTATGTTTAGTTACAAAAATGCCGTTATTTTTTTAAGCTCTTGTGAAATGGGAGGAAACATTGTGACAGTCATAAGAAAAGCTGGgctgtgatgttgttgtttccaTCAGCTAAGAGAACAAGACCAGAGAGATCAGCGGTGTGACAAAGAGCAGAAGACCAACAGTTCTACTACTGCCACTGTTGCAGAGGTCACCCTGGCAACAGCTGATTTCTTCTCCAATAAGTGCTGAGAGCTCTGCAGAGCAAATCTGCTTGGAGGCGCAGCCCTTTGCAGTTACCTCTTGACCTTCTGCAGTCACTGAGGAAATGAAAGAAAGGAATAACTGAACATTCGTCAAAGCAGAAAAgaacaaacatgcagacacTGAATGCTGATGGCCTGTTACCTCTTGAGATGCAGTAGTCCTCATTTCCGTTGCAGTTTAGAGTTTTAGTGCAATTGGTTCCATCACAATAGAAGCACTTTTTCCCATTTGGAGGACAGATGCTGCCCTCTGTTAAATACAGAAATATGTCTAATATTTGTTTCCCTGCTTATTTTAGCTTAGTGCCAAAAACAtcagcttgaaaagaaaaaacagacaacaaaataaaaataatttatgttattaatATGTTTATTGTTTGAGATTTTTCATTCACCAAATTTTAAAAGATTGATTATTTTGCCCTCATCTATTAAGGCAAATAAGATGATTAAGAAAAAAGTTTTGACTCACTTCCAAACTTTTTCAACATAtttaatagaaagaaaaaattattaatatatttttcaacTTTAACACATTTTGCTCATGGAACAAAATGTGAGTTTCAACTACAAGAAATTAAATTTCAAAATACCAAGAAACATGATAGAAATTACCAGGGGCATCTTGAGAGTTGCAAAGATCAGAGGTGCAACACTTGGTGGTCAATACATTTTGGGAAACTCCAATGTTGATTGAGGCCTGAACACACTCCTCAGCTGCAGCACAACCTCTCTCTTTAACAACAGTCTTGGTTCCACCTGCAACCAAAGAGGAACCATTGAAAACTGAACCAGTtcaaaagaagaataaaaaaaaactataaaatataaaacctgCATATGAAGTCAGTCTGAATGATCCACACTGAGTGTTGGAAGGACAATCTTTTGTCTCAGTGCAGCTTCCAGATGGTCCCAGTCGGCATTTGAAACATTTCAAAGCACAGGCTGATAAAACAAAGATAAAGATAACtagaaaaagttgcatttcctgcgaaaatgctgtgtggatgctgtaacgctgaagctgtctgctgaaaataactgaaaaacatgataaagtgcaaaaattgtatggcattGAGGAAAcggaaaattctgctgaaaataggAGTAGAAGCataaatttttgctgaaaagtggtgaaaagcaaaaaattctactgaaaggggaTAAAGAAGCTGAGacatgtactgaaaagaggtgaaaaaaaaaaaatatgtcgCCATGaccaggattcgaacctggccgtCCCGGTCTCAAGGCCacaactcatctcactgagccaaactatCTCTCACCAAAAGAGAGATTGAGAAAATGACAAGtctgctaaatgagcagaagctgctgagctTTGTGCAGAgaagtgaaaaagctgaaaaatttgcagaaaacaggtgaatcagcagaatttctgctgaaatgagcagaagctgctgcgAATTGTGCttataagaggtgaaaaggctgaaaattctacagaaaagaggtgaatcagcagaatttcagctgaaaagaggtaaagaagcagataattctgcagaaaagaggtgaatcagcagaatttctgctgaaaacagctgaaaaagctgggacttgtgctgaaaaggtgtgaaaaaacttaaaattctgctgaaaagcggtgaaaaagctgaaatttgtgttgaaaagagttaaaaaagtttaactgtgaactgaaaaaattgttgccataagcgggatttgaacctgggcctcccagtctgagaacggctgctcatctcactgagcaaaaacacagctcagcctggcgagcagaaataagtgaccacattgataatgtgttccattcatttcaatgggcaaaaatattgcaaaaaaaattcaatatctcaaacaGTATAGAAgatatgagcaccaaaagtcatagccatcattagcagaaagtgCAGAATTTTTTTAAGTCTGAATGGCGAAAATTGGATAAAAACTGTGGGACTAgttccacggcgaaaaacgtacggaagcaactagaataaaaaagaataaagagaaacaggaaaacaatattTGTCCATGTTTCTTGCTTCCAATGCATGGACAAATTCTGAAACATTCGCTAAAACGACCGTAGACAAACCTTTACTGGGTTGtactaaaacatgttttagaagcattaaaaaagaGAACGTTTCATTGAATATTacagaactttttaaaaaatgttaaagaacAGATAACTGAAGAAAAACTTGCCTCTATGGAGCACCACGATCCCAAGGATCAACACAAGGATCTGCATTGTGTGATGGTCAGATAGAAGTGAATTTCTGTTTAGTTTCTGTTCAGGTTATAAGTAATTCTTATTTGGGGGAGTGGTCTCCTCTCTCTGACCACTCCTTAACTCTTCCTTTGACAGTGAAGGAACCTGACTATCAAAATCAAGCATTTGAAAAAGAATTTAAATTTCCTACATTAAGTTTCTTAAGTGAATGGTAAAGTTTTTGAACTGCTTAATTCTCTATCAGGACTGGGCTTTTGTAACAATGATCTTTGGAGGATGTCCTTCTTTGTTcaatttgtaaataaatgttctaactgaaaaaaagaagaaataaatttgcatatatatatatatatatgtatatgtcgaatagaatagaacagataaatcctttaattgtctcacaaggggaaatttggttgtaacaccagcaagaaaaacacatatacaaacaaacagtaaacagGACACAGAGCAGTAACatacacattttcttttacatatttacatcaaggaTCTGTTAAAACTAGTTTGAAAACctgttattttgtttatttgttagggttagggttatatacatatatatacatatatagatagatagatagatagatgctTCTTTCACAGCTGAAGTTTTAGTGTTATTAAATTGCTGATTTTTGTATCATATCTTTGATGGAATATTCTGTAAAGTTGTTTCATTCTATTGCTGAAATATCTTTAGGCTgcaaataattttctttaaaaacagatgtaaattgttttttttttttttgatgatcaGTGACTGTTTCAAATGTTTTAACCATGTAATCACTCTGTGTGGTAGTTCTTAAGGACAGCTTCATTTCTTGcactgaatgaaaaacaaaactgactgTGATTCATGAGAAATGAGTCACCAACCACACAAAATTGATTTAACCAGGTGAACTATCAGTAAATTGAACTTATCTGATCAGTGAAATAAAACTGTACATAAGAGCAGTTCAACACGTGTGTCAGCAGAGCAGACGACTGTATTCAGAGAGGGCAGAGGACTTTTTCACACCATCTCAGAAACGAGTTGCATAGTGAAacctgtaaaaacaaagaaagttaagacaggaaacagaggGATAAACTTAAACAAAATCCCAAAAATGTCTtaagatttttcaaaataatggtgacataataaaaaacagaaacaaaaattcCAAATATTATATATTTCTGCACCAACCCTGCTTAcacttttaatttctttatatggtgtggatatatatatatatatatatatatatatatatacacacacacacatatatagagatagatagatGCTTCTTTTGACAGCTGAAGTTTTAGTGTTGTTAAATTGCTGATTTTTGTATCGTATATTTGACAGAATATTCTTTAAAAGTCGTTTCATTCTATTGCTAAAATATGTTTAGGCTGCAAATCATTTTCTTTAAGAACAGAcataaattgtttttttatctatatatatatatatctatatatatatatctatatatatagatatatatatagttagTTAGTTGTGGCTATGGACTGAAAataccccccacaccccaccctacccctaacggctgcacctcccgaagaattttgtctgggctcttatctcacttatttatttcaaacaatcaacagaaaatctcaccgacatagttttatgtaaggtttttaacgctgtggtgttaatttttaagtaacatgagcccagcggcagcagcaacgctaggctaacgctaactagctagcaagattataaacctggtgctaaactaagagaagacacaaaatcagtttgaataagagtaaacatttactcaccaagtcagtgtatcaggtaaaaatccacagcaatgacattaatgtcttgagctgacgcttctccaggtttgctcaacatattccataaaaaatgcaccgtgaacatgcggactgatccgagagggaggaggacggtagtcacgtggcattttcaaaacgcatctttcatccttccgcccTGAGAAggaaaacttccagcttacttagtttttctaagttaagacaactcaaattgagtttatcagcatttttgcataaaaagtactggtaacttatttaaattgagttctaataacaaattgataaaaattgagttcagcctatttaatatttttaattaaacacaatattacattttacagtgtgtaacAATGGGGCCCGGAGGCTAAAGCATGGATGTGGACCCACACGCAGATTCAATCATGGGTGCCAAGGTTACTGTTCTCACACAAGCTTTActgcaaaaatgtcaaattaaacATTGGCATAAGGAGAGGTTGCATGGCGTGGAAGTTTAAGCAAGGGCACACGGGAGAAACTACTGAGCGTGGAGGTCTCAAACAGGCGGCACTGtgaacagagggagagagatatTAGAGGAGGCGCAGCAAGGAGAAGGCTGGGGAGACAGTGGCAGTTCTGAACTGAGGAACTACTGTGACCACAAGGAGAATGAAGTAAGTTAATCATAGACATAAATTGCAAGGCGCAAAGGTGGCCTGTTACCAATACAGGTTAGCTGACAAAATATTGAGAAATAGATAAGGACACGGGTCCTAAATACTGCCTGTTTTTAGCCCTGGGTCACTGAAAGGTGAGCAAACAGGGGCAGGGATGAGGCTCTGCTCAGGGGTGAGAACATGGAAAAAACAGCCAACTCACCCGGACCATGATGGAAACAAGCGTGACTGGCCATGTaacaatacacacatacacacaatagATACCTTCTAAAACACACACGTATATTTTACAAGCATGTACATTTGTATATAGTACAAATTACTCTTTATAGTTTTTTTGTGGCTTTTTATTTGTGCActtccttatttttttttttaaatttttctaaGATATCTTTAATTCACTTTTCTTCCTGACACATGTGGTGCTGTCACATGTGAATTTCCCCAGTGTGGGGTTAATAAAGTCTATGTCTAAACTGCCTACTATAAAAGTATTTGTCCATTAGATGGAGAAATATAACATCTAATTTCTACCCACTTCCAACATTAACCTTTAAAAACAGTGAGTAACAT
The genomic region above belongs to Oreochromis niloticus isolate F11D_XX linkage group LG11, O_niloticus_UMD_NMBU, whole genome shotgun sequence and contains:
- the LOC109194180 gene encoding sialoadhesin, whose translation is MYKMSGFGHFILCYYILGYIWCSSSAWQVTMPRNIKGLLGSCLVIPCSYDYDQYPPKRPDRVVWYQYVSRGYPIVSDNWNRNDVLDIFKGRTRVYTSSHHRTCSLLIDPVTLADHSQKLYPWVDPENVGWRTYRFYDTTVTVEVVGTADPPVIEIFGNTVVGQSVTVQCSVYHTCPTYPPSLRLNIPLRNERLTHSPLSDGRSKTMVTTTLFIEKEYQTVECYVRHHGGRSASASKTLTSQCSISELTISSASYEILEGDQSTVTCTVSYTCYRNIPTLTWNYGNMPASSDTSKLSGGAQWRTVSTLTFTASANDDGRSLICYARFPGGQTQEASVTLRKVREL